One Ranitomeya variabilis isolate aRanVar5 chromosome 4, aRanVar5.hap1, whole genome shotgun sequence genomic window, gttagggttgggctagggttatggttggggctagggttaggattggggctagagctagggttaaggttgggctagggttggtgttggtgttagggttgggctaaggttagggttgggctagggttagggttgtacttagagttggggttatggtttggattatgattagggttgagattagggttagggttgtgatggggttagggttgtggtttgtGTTTATGGTTGCGGTTTTGGTttgaattatggttagggttgagattagggttaggattgtggttagggttgggattagggttaggggtgtgttgggattagttttgcagttagaattggggggtttccactgtttaggtacatcagggggtctccaaaagtgACTTGGCACCCAccatttattccagccaattttgcgttcaaaaagtcaaatggtgctccctgccatgcgctcaaacaatggctttcccccacatctgggatatctgtgcactcaggagaaattgcacaacaaattttgtggttgatTTTGTtgctgatacctttgtgaaaataaaaaatttggtttcaacgtaaattttatgtgaaaaaagtaATATGTTCATGACTcatgaaagcttacaatctacaatgaggtgggaggaGACAAGGTACAGGGGCTTatgtacaatgatggtccagccatctttagggagtggggggtagataaaggctgcatgagctagtcaccagccagtatttgtggtgctattggtgcagtggagtttgatgaagggttattctcagatagtgaatgtgctatacacacacacacatacacatacttcgattagggaatgtgataggccgctctaaacagatgtgtttttagggagcgtgtaaaactgtgtaagttgtggatAATCCTAAATTCTTGGGTTAGAGCATTCTAGAGGATTGGCGtgacacgggagaagtcttggagccgggagtgggaggtacagagaaGTGGGAATGTTAGTCGAAAGTCACTTGGAGAGCATAACGAGTGGGTAGGCTGATAAACAGAAATGGGGAAGAGATgtaggggggtgccgcactgtggagagctttgtgggtgagaacaagcagtttgaattggatcctataatgactgAGCAGCCAGTGGAATGACGcgtccgagtaccgattagccagatggacgaccttggcttctgcattaaggatggactggagagaggaaagtcgagtgagggggaggccaattaatagagcattacagtagtccaggcgggagtggatcagggcaatggTGAGGGTCTTTGTTGCTTCCATAGTGAGAATGGacacaagagcgggcaagagattagatatgggaggtgaaggaaagattggtgtcaaacataacacccagacagcgcgcctgctgcattattatggtgccacccacttagagggagatgtcagatttagggaggttagtagacgacGGGAgttgaagttcagttttggaaacgtttagtttcagatagagagcggacatgatgtgcgGCCAAACAGTCACTGATGTTCTGTAATACAGCAGGGGTAAGATCAGGGGATGACacgtatacttgtgtgtcatcagcataaagatggtactgaatgccaaatctgctgatggtctgtccaattggggccgtgtagagagagaagagaaggcaaAGTGGAGCCTTCGAACGATACACTGAAGCAgccgtcagaaagataggaagagaactaggagagagcagtgtcctttatgcctattgattggaacatagagagtaggagatggaggtcaagaagaatgagcagagagtggtcaccattacattttgctgtcagaaggtcgttagtCACTTTGAGTGCGGTTTCTGTAGAATGTTGGGGGTGGACGCCAGATTGTGATGCATCTAGGAGAGAGAGAGTGGAAAGGTAATGGGTAAGcggggagtagaccaggcgctccaagagtttagagacgaATGGGAGGTTGGAGAATGGTCAGTAGTTGTTGGTGAAGGATGGGtcaagaaaggttttttttttctttttttaaatggagTAATGATAAAGTGTTTGaagttgaaggaggaggggaaaataccaGAAGAGAAGGAGAGAttgaagattgtagttaggtgagcagtgactagagatgagcgaatatcttcgactgcctccttattcggcaagctatatttcttaccgaagaagctgcagtggGAATCCGGATGGCTGGAATGCtcagataatcaggtgtccggtgccacagctgcatgtgtcgcggctgtgtcacagtcacaacacatgcatggagagcctgagtgttgtgactgtcacaaagccgcaacacatgcagctgtggcgccagaCACCTGATTATTGGAGCGCTCCAGgcatccgggttcccgctgcagctcttcggtaagcgctatagcttgccgaattagGAGTCAACTTaagatattcactcatctctactagtgATGACAGGAGAGAGAGCCTGGAGgacatgtgatggaatggggtcagtagtgcatgtagtcagatgagagaagagaggagcctggagacttcttcttctgtgattggatcaaatgtggagagtgagccagaggaGATGTGGAGAGGGACTGGAGTTGTGGCTATTGGTGTCTGGGATATTCCCTATTTTCTCTATAAATTTAGAGGCCAGGTCATGAGGACAGATGTCTGTGATAGGGACCTCTGTCTTTGGACTGAggaggagtgaaaggtgtcaaaaagttttttgggttgatagtgaggagatcagggtggtgaagtaggtctgtttgtcgatatgaagggcagagttataggttcttagcaTAAGTTTGTAGTGGATGAAGTTTTCTGGTGTGAGTTTTCCTTCATAAGCGTTCAGCATTCCTAGAACATCACTGGAGAAATCGAGTTTGCAATGTgaaccagggctgttttactctgtttgGAAGTTCTAAGGGTGAAGGGCGATACTTGGTCCATGGTGCTTCAGAGAGTGTCTTAGTGGCTGAACACAGCCTGTGCCTCCCAAAGCTTCTGGTTCCAACGTCTCCTCCATTATCAGCGCTGCCTGCAGAATGACTAAGGTTGCGTCTTGTGACAGAAACAGACGTCACAGGAGCAGATCCCAGATGAGATGAGACGCACCATTTCAAAATCCCTTATATGacaaaatggcagaaaaccagagcagtagaaatctctacaaagtgactccattttggaaattataaccatcAGTGAATTAATCTATAGGAATAGTGACTATTTTAATTCCACAGCCATTTTCTGGAAATTAGcatgcagtggatgttggagagtgaaaattgcacatttgccATTCTATTACCCAACACAtaatgcccagattgtgctccaggagacacacacatcGTAAAATAAAGTGGGTTCTTAttatagtaatgccaaatacatgaATGCTAAAAGAGGTTTGGGCACACTCCAAGGCTCAGAAGCGAGGTGGAGATTTGACTTTAAGAGAACAGATATTGCTGGATTGGCTTATGGAAGCCATGTTACTTTTGAAGAGCATTTGAGAAACTAATAATTtggaaacctctgtttttccactgacaaatgatggacctgagtgagcagTGTAGGACTGGGGTGCCAAAGGTCCACCTGTAACCTACTCCAGGGCCCCACCTTTCAACTACATTCAAATGTGACATTATTCTCAATTGCAAATTTATattacaatgaactgggtagattgttaaatgaataaagtgctgcctttgtctgtacttaATGATTCAACTatgttgtgccaagtactgctcatatacagtgggtacggaaagtattcatacctctttaaatttttcactctttgtttcattgcaaccattctgtaaatttaaaaaaagttcatttttttctcattaatgtacactttgcaccccatcttgactgaaaattgACAAGAatgtaataatttttgcaaatgtattaaaaaagaaaaactgaaatatcacatggtcataagtattcagaccctttgctcagtattgagtagaagcaccttttgagctagtacagccatgagtcttcttgggaatgatgcaacaagtatttcacacctgaattgggggatcctctgccattcttccttgcagatcctctccagtgctgtcaggttggatggtgaacattggtggacagccattttcaggtctctccagagatgctcaattgggtttaggtcagagctatggctgggccagtcaagaatggtaacagagttgttctgaagccactcctttgttattttagctgtgtgtttagggtcattgtcttgttggaaggtgaaccttcagccaagtctgaggtccagagcactctggaagaggttttcatccaggatatctctgcgtGGCCGCATTTATGTttgcttcaatgacaaccagtcgtcctgtcctgcagctgaaaaacacccccatagtatgatgctgccaccaccatgtttcactgttgggattgtattgggcaggtgatgagcagtgcctagttttctccacacataccgcttagaattatcactaaaaaggtctatcttcgtctcatcagaccagagaatcttatttctcatagtctgggagtccttgtgtttttttttagcaaacactatgcaggctttcatttgtcttgcactgaggagagtcttctgttgggccactctgccataaaggcccgactggtggatagctgcagtgataggtgactttgtcTGCATCtttagagctcagccacagtgatcttggggttcttctttacctctctcaccaaggctcttctcccacgattgctcagtttggctgaacggccatgtctaggaagtcttctggtggtcccaaacttcttccattttaaGGTATATGGAGGCCATTGCGCTCTTAGGAACctggagtactgcagaaattctgttgtaacctttgctagatctgtgccttgtcacaattctgtctgtGAGCTTCTTGTCCAGTTCCTTTGACATCatgtttctcatttggtctgacatgcactgtgagctgtgaggtcttatatggacaggtgtgtgcctatccaaatcaagtcctgtcggtttatttaaacacagctggcctccaatgaaggagtagaaccatctcaaggaggatcacaaggaaatggacagcatgtgacttaaatatgagtgtgagcaaagggtctgaatacttatgaccatgtgatatttgtttttcttttttaataaatttgcacaaatgtctacatttctgttttcttcagtcaagatggggtgcagagtgtacattaatgtgataaaaatgacatttttttgaatttaccaaatgactgcaatgaaacagagtgaaaaatttaaaggggtctgaatactttctgcacccactgtaaGTGGGTGATGGGCCACTCTTTCACAGGAGCCCATTGGAGGATTCTCCTATGGGCCAGTGCTAGCCTGTTAGTGAGAACATGCTTTTTTGTGATATtagtagatgtttttattggtattattcttGCCTATATAACATtttttggtggctttttattccttatttgggaggcagaatgaacaaacagcagaacaccACGCTCTACTGGATCAttctatgaggttttctattagaactgtcattgtcttggtgaataattcagTATTTTTACATACCTTGCCATTTCTTtaaacagtttaagtagaaatgctgtataatatagaattcaaggatattttattcaaaaataataattgtttttttttcttggcagatgaatgtaccaggagatcagagggacagctgacctcTTCAACTTTTAAATCAGATGATATTGAGATCCCACAGAATACAATTGAAATGAATgctattactccagatataccatcgtcttctcacagcaaagatctgctatctgatcctatgaaacaagtcctgtcttctgattcattactgactactaaggaaaatcaaagtcacaaaataagcattgaaaaaaaaactgctcctaaagcaaagtccTTTTCACTTTCAGAATATGGAAACAATTTTCTCCTTGAACAGTCTTTTCTTGAACATCAAAAAATTTGCACAGCAGAgaaaagattttcttgttccaagtgtgggaaatgttttaaccggaaagcagATCTTGTTaggcatgagagaattcacactggtGAGAAGCCTTTTCCATGTTCAGTATGTAGGAAATGCTTTACACAGAAATCagctcttgttacacatcagaaaacacacacaggggagaaacctttttcatgtttagaatgtgggaaatgttttaagcagaAATGGGATcttgttaatcaccagagaactcacacaggggagaagccattttcctgttcagtaTGTAGGAAATACTTTACACAtaaatcaactcttgttacacatcagagaacacacacaggggagaagccatattcatgttcagaatgtggaaaatgttttaaccgaaaatcagatattgttaagcaccagaggactcacacaggggagaagccattttcatgttctgaatgtgggaaatgttttatccagaaaagtATTCTTGtcatacaccaaagaactcacacaggagagaaacctttttcatgttcagtatgtgggaaatgttttaacaacaaATCAGATTTGgtgaagcaccagagaattcacactgtGGAAAAaccttattcatgttcagaatgtgggaaaagcttTAACAAGAAATTAGATTTTGTTaagcaccaaataactcacacaggagagaagcctttctcatgttcagaatgtgggaaatgttttaacaacaaATCAGATTTGGtgcagcaccagagaattcacacaggggaaaaacctTATTCATGTTcacattgtgggaaatgttttagcaagAAATTAGACCTTGTTAAGCATCATATaaagcacacaggggagaagtctttttcatgttcagaatgtgggaaatgttttaacaacaaATCAGATTTGgtgaagcaccagagaattcacacaggggaaaaaccttattcatgttcagaatgtgggaaaagctttaaccagaaatcaagtcttatcaaacaccatagaactcacacaggggagaagccatattcatgttcagaatgtgggaaatattttaaccataaatggaatcttgttatacacaaaagaactcacacaggggagaagcctttttcatgttctgaatgtttgAAATGTTTTTAcaagaaatcagattttgttatacacaaaagaactcacacaggggagaagccttttttatgtttagaatgtgggaaatattttaaccatagatcaaattttgttaagcaccaaagaactcacgcaggggagaagcctttttaatGTTCAGAATGTTGGAGATGTTTTAACTAGAAATTGCTTCTTGATAGCCACAAGAGAACCCACACAGTGGAGAATACTTTTTccagttcagaatgtggaaaatgttttatgaaGAAATCATTTCTTCTtagccaccaaagaattcacacaggggagaagaagTTTgatgttcttaatgtgggaaatcttttacatAGTAATCAACTCTAAATAAACAACTGAGAAATCATACAGAGTTAAAGTCTTTTTCATATTCAGTGCTAGTTGGAAgaacgaggctaagtgccagaattggcgcatcttagagatgcaccttttctggggtggcggagagctgatgtttttagcctggggggcagtatccatggcccctttcctaggctattaatatcagcccaaagctgtctgcatagccttttgctggttattaattatggggggaccctacatcatgttttttagggtcccccattttaatagccagaaaaggctaagtatacagttgtgtgctgatattaatagcctgagaagctccatgggtattacccccttccctaggctattaatatcagcctgcagctctctgcatagcctttgctggttattaattatagggagaccctacatcattttttttagggtcccccattttaatagcaagtaaaggctaagtatacagttgtgagctgatattaatagcctgagaagctccatggttattacccccttccaaggctataaacatcggctcccagctgtcggctttccctccacTTGTTAcgaaaattttaattttattaattaaatacatgtacagtaagctgcaaacacactgtactaattgtatttgtcagtgacatttatatatctacctattcttcaTGTatttatgtaatccatctcttctgtcgGCTCCTGTTGTGATTTTACACTAGGTGGCAGATgatttgccagcttttcttctatctgtctatatctatatatatgtgtgtcactgacatctatatatctatgtattctatgtgtatatatctattctaacctgtcactctgtgattttactgtatgtagcacatgaattgccggcttttattttatcttttaccgaatgttaccgactttttccgattttaagaaaaatgctcgtgttaccgatcacgaatccgaatctaccatatttgtgccgaatttatgtttggcaacattttccaaacatattcgttcATATctattatagaggcctgatccagaggccaccaaaaattcttctctttctagtgtcatacagtaggggacctgattttaaaatagtttgtagcatctaatgtgttatagaggcctgagccAGAGGATACAAAATAATTCTTGTGttcttaacgtcatacagtaggcgacatctgactttcaaattgtttgtagcatatcttctttgtcatagaggcatcatccacactcaaacaattctttcttctgtgactaacacgatacagcacgccatatttcaccttggcatttactgcctctgaaattcagctgtttgcagaggtggtgaagAGTTTAAAATCTTAATTTTTTATTGCAAATACTGTGCTATTACCACACTATctcagcaacatgactgggaaaatgtGAGGCTGCGTTAGAAGAATTAGGCTtgatgttcaaggtgtacgtgaggtaggtggtaaggttagtgaaCCAATaacgtcacatcctatgcaaagacatctggcaacttctgttactggatgggctactccactacctttcttcagcagatgcacagcggtatgccttgttgatgaggcccagaaagagcatctgcttgagtggatggcaagcgcagcttcaagtggtctctcctcctcttcctccaccttaacctcACAACCAGTACAGTACACAGGGATGGCACCCAAATTCTTCTTGCTTCCCCCCGCATCCCAACCCTCCAACCttacaactgactgtacagaaccacagataagtgagtctgaagagctgttcacacattctatgtaatacggagaaatgttcccaaaatagtgatccgtaggcagggtgtgtcagcgtattttgcgcatggcatcctccgtatgtaatccgtatggcatccgtactgcgatattttctcgcaggcttgcaaaaccgacatctaatggatttatgtgctcaaatgttcgggaaaacatatatacagtatatatatacactcaccggccactttattaggtacaccatgctagtaacggtttggacccccttttgccttcagaactgcctcaattcttcgtggcatagattcaacaaggtgctggaagcattcctcagagattttggtccatattgacatgatggcatcacacagttgccgcagatttgtcggctgcacatcccaaagatgctccatacaaggcaggatggatccatgctttcatgttgtttacgccaaattctgaccctaacatccgaatgtcgcagcagaaatcgagactcatcagaccaagcaacgtttttccaatcttctactgtccaatttcgatgagcttgtacaaattgtagcctcagtttcctgttcttagctgaaaggagtggtacccggtgtggtcttctgctgctgtagcccatctgcctcaaagttcgacgcactgtgcgttcagagatgctcttaggcctaccttggttgtaacgggtggcgatttgagtcactgttgcctttctatcagctcgaaccagtctgcccattctcctctgacctctggcatcaacaaggcatttccgcccacagaactgccgctcactggattttttttctttttcggaccattctctgtaaaccctagagatggttgtgcgtgaaaatcccagtagatcagcagtttctgaaatactcagaccagcccttctggcaccaacaaccatgccacgttcaaaggcactcaaatcacctttcttccccatactgatgctcggtttgaactgcaggagattgtcttgaccatgtctacatgcctaaatgcactgagttgccgccatgtgattggctgattagaaattaagtgttaacaagaagttggacaatggacaggtgtacctaataaagtggccggtgagtgtatatatatatatatatatatatatatatatatatataccgtattttccggcgtataagacgactgggcgtataagacgaccccccaacttttccagttaaaatgtaaaatctccttaaaagtcgggggtcttcttataaaccgtgtcgtcttataggaccggtaactaatgtgccttttgggggggggggagtgggcctgatgatgacgagggggcgtctcacaggaaagtgagtatcccccattacctcattgtatcgctgcagcgtggggtctctgctgggagcggcggctgctgctcctcattgtgcagcgtgggtgctgtgctgtggcggctcctcttcttcagtgtggggcctctgtgcagctgggcggcggcggcggcggcttatcttcaggcagtcggggctcctccggtatctccttaaagcccggaggccctgccggcaactccatcggtgcaatgcagtggccttcaggaacatggccgctgctcagattcagatctcgtcccgagatctcgggagacgagatctgaatctgagcagcggccattttcccggagacagctccattgctgctatgcggtggcccggccgctgggggctgcgcatgctcagattcagatctctgaatctgagcagcggccatgttcccggaggccactgcattgcaccgatggagttgccggcagggcctccgggctttaaggagataccggaggagccccgactgcctgaagataagccgccgccgccgcccagcagcattgaggccccacactgaagaagaggagccgccgccccacgcacagcacagcagccgccgccgctcccagcagagaccccacgctgcaatgatacaatgaggtaatgggggatactcactttcctgtgagacgccccctcgtcgtcatcaggcccactccccccccacccaccatatacacccggcaatgcgatacccggcgtataagacgacccccgacttttaagatgattttcaggggttaaaaagtcgtcttatacgccggaaaatacggtatatatgtcattgagacacatatatatatatagtctgtatttatatttactacagcgcgatatctgtgaaaagccggtaattcaattgccggcttttcatttctccttcccaaacccgacaggatatgagacatggtttacatacagtaaaccatctcatatccccattttttttgcatattccacactactaatgttagtagtgtgtatgtgcaaaatttgggcgctgtagctgctaaaataaagggttaaatggcggaaataattggcgtgggctcccgcgcaattttctccaccagagtggtaaagccagtgactgagggcagatattaatagcctagagagggtccatggttattgcccccccgtggctaaaaacatctgcccccagccaccccagaaaaggcacatctggaagatgcgcctgttctggcacttggccactctcttcccattcccgtgtagcggtgggatatggggtaatgaagggttaatgccaccttgctattgtaaggtgacattaagccagattaataatggagaggcgtcaattatgacacctatccattattaatccaattgtttgaaagggttaaaaaacacacacacacgatttaaaagtattttaatgaaataaacacagcggttgttttaatattttattgctctctcaatccatttgcagaccctcgcttggcaaaacaataaacccacaatatacataccttctgctgacctgtcacgtcccacgaggtaatccatctgaaggggttaaaataatttacaagcaggagccctgcaaatgcagctgtgctcgtgcttgtaattccccggcgaatgaaggaaatgtaggtcattgacctacatttccttcagtcgcggtgatgcgccccctggtgtatgtcctcatatgacctggagcgtgggaaaaagttcccaggctgcagttcatgagaacatccagcaggggcgcttaatatctgccgtcagtcactggctttaccactctggcggagaaaattgcgcgggagcccacgccaattttttccgcgatttaaccctttattttagcagctacagtgcacaaattttgcacatacacactactaacattagtagtgtggaatatgcaaaaaaaaaaggggatatgagatggtttactgtatgtaaaccatgtctcatatcctgtcgggtttaggcaggagaaatgaaa contains:
- the LOC143766318 gene encoding uncharacterized protein LOC143766318, with the protein product MEEWEYLEGHKDLYKDVMMEVPQPLTSTVLSSKRTAPERCPHPLLPQDCKQEDPNVPQDHQGENITHVNTTETYVRSGEQCKEEIPTDNRPDECTRRSEGQLTSSTFKSDDIEIPQNTIEMNAITPDIPSSSHSKDLLSDPMKQVLSSDSLLTTKENQSHKISIEKKTAPKAKSFSLSEYGNNFLLEQSFLEHQKICTAEKRFSCSKCGKCFNRKADLVRHERIHTGEKPFPCSVCRKCFTQKSALVTHQKTHTGEKPFSCLECGKCFKQKWDLVNHQRTHTGEKPFSCSVCRKYFTHKSTLVTHQRTHTGEKPYSCSECGKCFNRKSDIVKHQRTHTGEKPFSCSECGKCFIQKSILVIHQRTHTGEKPFSCSVCGKCFNNKSDLVKHQRIHTVEKPYSCSECGKSFNKKLDFVKHQITHTGEKPFSCSECGKCFNNKSDLVQHQRIHTGEKPYSCSHCGKCFSKKLDLVKHHIKHTGEKSFSCSECGKCFNNKSDLVKHQRIHTGEKPYSCSECGKSFNQKSSLIKHHRTHTGEKPYSCSECGKYFNHKWNLVIHKRTHTGEKPFSCSECLKCFYKKSDFVIHKRTHTGEKPFLCLECGKYFNHRSNFVKHQRTHAGEKPF